The sequence GCCACAGCTCCCGGGTCACCTGGAACGGCTGGAAGGTCCGCCGCCAGTCGGGGTCGGGCTTGGTGGTGCCGGTGGTCTGCCAGCGCGTGGTGTAGACGACGTCGAAGCCGCCGGGCGCGGGCTCCATCCGGTGGCTCTCCTCGACCCGGGCCCCGGACCGCCGGGCGTGGCCGCGCGCCAGTTCCAGGAAGCGCGGGTCGAGGCCGTAGCCGGGCGGCGTGCGCAGCTGGAGTTCCACGCCGGGAGTGCGGCCCAGCGCCAGTGCCAGCGCCGACGCGGTGTTGTTGCCCTCGCCGGCGTAGAGCACCCGCAGTCCGTCGAGCGAGCCGAAGTGGCGCCGCAGGGTGGTGAGGTCGGCAAGCGCCTGGGTCGGGTGCTCCTCCTCGGTCATCGCGTTGACCACCGGCATCCGGTGCTGCCCGGCCCAGGCCTCCAGTTCCCCGGTGGGCCGGCCGGTGCGGGCGACGAGCAGGTCGAGCATGCCCGCCAGCACCCGCCCGGTGTCCGAGGACGC comes from Streptomyces sp. SCL15-4 and encodes:
- a CDS encoding ornithine carbamoyltransferase produces the protein MSAARRLVSLQDLSDGELERIVRRGVAHSAGTSVHHEPLAGQVVGIYFAMTSTRTRTAFWSSALRLGAHVVNFGPADLQTNTGEASSDTGRVLAGMLDLLVARTGRPTGELEAWAGQHRMPVVNAMTEEEHPTQALADLTTLRRHFGSLDGLRVLYAGEGNNTASALALALGRTPGVELQLRTPPGYGLDPRFLELARGHARRSGARVEESHRMEPAPGGFDVVYTTRWQTTGTTKPDPDWRRTFQPFQVTRELWRSSPDAVFMHDLPAHRGEEVTADVLDGPMSIAFQQAENKMHSAMAVLEWCHGAPMEDRAGSAAAGDGRTESEKASLW